A region from the Nymphalis io chromosome 9, ilAglIoxx1.1, whole genome shotgun sequence genome encodes:
- the LOC126770908 gene encoding uncharacterized protein LOC126770908 has protein sequence MILLIWTVVLVMVLTLFFRQTYSKFSKHGVKNLKIVPFFGNMLKVFLRKEHFIVEMEKMYKQFPNERFVGRYEFIKPMIVLQDLELIKNITIKDFEHFLDHRGFTNESVEPLFARNLFSLKGQEWKDMRSTLSPAFTSSKIKLMVPFMEEVGEQMIRAIKKKLNESKSGCIELDVKDLTSRFANDVIASCAFGLKVNSHTDEENQFYEMGKTASTFKFRQMLLFFVISAFPGLANILKLKLFSNETKRFFIDLVMGTMKDREVRNIIRPDMIHLLMETKKGQLSHDEKNGSNNEQDTGFATVEESSVGKKTINKVWSDTDLIAQAVLFFIAGFETISIAMSFTLHELAVHPEIQERLAKEIKDYDAKNGGKLNFSSIQNMAYLDMVTSEALRLWPPVLALDRICVKDYNMGKPNPSATKDYFMRKGEILSIPVWSIHRDPKIFSNPNKFDPERFSEDNKHNINPMTYMPFGVGPRNCIGSRFALCELKVLLYQILLHTEVLVSEKTRIPVKLAPESFNPRIDGGHWLKFKARKMIFLIWSAVLIAALALYFHQIYSRFSNYGVKHFPVVPFFGNMLNMARKKIFFAQEMHSLYKFCPEERFVGRYEFMKPVLVLQDLELIKTITIKDFEHFTDHRKFIDEAVEPLFGRNLFSLRGDEWKDMRSTLSPAFTTSKIKLMLPFMEEVGEQMIRSLKKKIQESDSAYVDIDVKDLTSRYANDVIASCAFGLKVDSHTDKENQFFKMGKDISSFNFEKTIILFIISAFPYFAKKLKLKLFKNVTKNFFIDLVMSTMKDRKNRNILRPDMIHLLMEAKTGQLTHDDKNKDTHQDTGFSTVEESSVGMKKVDRIWSDTDLIAQAILFFIAGFDTISTAMSFALYELALHPDIQERLVQEIKQHNQKYKGILNINSIQNMTYMDMVTSEALRLWPPVVALDRACVKDYNLGKPSNTATKDYIIRRGELISIPVWSFHRDANIFRNPEKFDPERFSPENRHNINTMAYMPFGNGPRNCIGSRFALCEMKALLYQILLHIQVSPSEKTCVPAKLSCETFNLALEGGHWLRFKLRN, from the exons ATGATCTTACTAATATGGACCGTCGTGCTGGTCATGGTGCTGACACTGTTTTTCCGTCAGACATATTCCAAGTTTAGTAAACATGGTGTCAAGAACTTGAAGATTGTCCCTTTTTTCGGCAATATGTTGAAAGTATTTTTACGCAAAGAACATTTCATTGTTGAAATGGAGAAAATGTACAAACAATTTCCAAATGAAAG ATTTGTAGGAAGATACGAGTTTATCAAGCCGATGATTGTACTTCAAGATCttgaactaataaaaaatattactataaaagaTTTCGAACATTTTCTTGATCATCGAGGTTTTACTAACGAGTCAGTTGAGCCACTGTTCGCAAGAAATTTGTTCTCATTAAAAG gACAGGAATGGAAAGATATGCGTTCAACTCTGAGCCCAGCGTTCACGAgctctaaaataaaattgatggtACCTTTCATGGAGGAAGTGGGCGAGCAAATGATACGAGCGATAAAGAAAAAACTTAATGAATCAAAAA gTGGTTGTATTGAGTTAGATGTCAAGGACCTAACATCACGTTTCGCGAACGACGTAATCGCTTCCTGCGCATTTGGTCTGAAAGTAAATTCCCACACTGACGAAGAAAACCAATTTTATGAAATGGGAAAGACAGCTTCTACGTTTAAATTTCGACAAATGTTGCTCTTCTTTGTTATATCTGCTTTTCCGGGTCTTGCAaat atattaaaattgaaattattctcAAATGAAACTAAGAGGTTCTTTATAGACCTAGTAATGGGCACAATGAAAGACAGAGAAGTTCGTAACATAATCAGACCTGACATGATTCATCTACTCATGGAGACTAAAAAAG GTCAACTATCACACGATGAAAAAAACGGTAGTAACAACGAACAAGATACCGGCTTTGCTACTGTAGAAGAATCGTCAGTTGGGAAAAAAACCATCAATAAAG tTTGGTCCGACACCGATCTCATCGCTCAAGCTGTGTTATTTTTCATTGCTGGCTTTGAAACAATATCAATCGCAATGTCCTTTACTCTTCATGAGCTGGCAGTTCATCCTGAGATCCAGGAGCGCCTGGCAAAAGAGATCAAGGACTATGATGCTAAAAATGGTGGTAAGCTGAACTTCAGTTCCATCCAGAACATGGCGTACTTAGACATGGTAACATCTg AAGCACTTAGACTATGGCCACCAGTTTTAGCTCTGGACCGAATTTGTGTTAAAGACTATAATATGGGAAAACCTAACCCTTCAGCGACCAAGGATTATTTT ATGCGTAAAGGAGAAATCCTTTCAATACCGGTTTGGAGTATTCATCGTGATCCTAAAATATTTTCGAACCCAAACAAGTTTGACCCTGAACGATTCTCCGAAGACAACAAGCACAATATTAATCCCATGACGTACATGCCTTTTGGTGTTGGTCCACGAAACTGTATAG GTTCAAGATTTGCTCTTTGCGAGCTAAAGGTATTGCTGTACCAAATTCTGCTTCATACAGAAGTATTAGTATCTGAAAAAACTCGTATTCCTGTTAAACTGGCACCCGAATCATTTAATCCTCGAATTGATGGCGGTCATTGGTTAAAATTCAAGGCTCGTAAA ATGATTTTCCTCATATGGAGTGCCGTGCTGATCGCGGCACTGGCCCTGTACTTTCATCAGATCTACTCCAGGTTCAGTAATTATGGAGTCAAGCATTTCCCCGTGGTCCCATTTTTTGGCAACATGTTAAACATGGCTcgtaaaaagatatttttcgcCCAGGAAATgcatagtttatataaattctgtCCAGAAGAAAG gttTGTTGGAAGATATGAGTTTATGAAACCGGTTCTAGTACTTCAAGatcttgaattaattaaaaccatTACCATAAAAGATTTCGAACACTTCACCGATCATAGAAAATTTATTGATGAAGCAGTTGAGCCTTTGTTTGgaagaaatttattttctttaagag gcGATGAATGGAAGGACATGCGTTCAACATTAAGTCCAGCGTTCACGACctcaaaaataaaactgatgCTACCTTTCATGGAGGAAGTGGGTGAGCAAATGATTCGATCGTTAAAGAAGAAAATTCAAGAATCTGACT cagcGTATGTCGATATAGATGTCAAGGACTTGACATCGCGCTATGCAAACGACGTAATTGCTTCCTGCGCGTTTGGTCTAAAAGTTGATTCGCATACAGATAAAGAAAACCAGTTCTTTAAAATGGGAAAAGATATTTCATCGTTCAATTTTGaaaagacaattattttatttattatttccgcTTTTCCATATTTTGCAAag AAATTAAAGCTGAAGCTATTCAAAAATGTTACGAAAAACTTCTTCATTGATTTGGTAATGAGCACAATGAAAGATAGAAAGAACCGTAATATATTAAGACCCGACATGATTCATCTGCTAATGGAAGCTAAGACAG gtCAACTTACCCAcgatgataaaaataaagatacccATCAAGATACTGGTTTCTCTACCGTCGAGGAATCGTCTGTGGGCATGAAGAAAGTCGACCGAa TATGGTCTGACACCGATCTTATTGCCCAGGCAATATTATTCTTCATTGCTGGTTTTGATACTATATCAACGGCAATGTCGTTTGCACTGTACGAGCTGGCTCTTCACCCAGACATCCAGGAACGCCTGGTCCAAGAGATCAAGCagcataatcaaaaatataaaggcATACTGAATATTAATTCCATTCAGAATATGACTTATATGGACATGGTGACGTCAG AAGCACTTAGATTGTGGCCACCAGTCGTGGCATTAGATAGAGCTTGCGTTAAAGACTATAACTTGGGAAAACCTAGCAACACAGCCACAAAGGATTACATT ATACGTCGAGGAGAACTCATTTCGATACCAGTTTGGTCTTTTCACCGTGACGCAAACATATTTCGGAATCCAGAAAAATTCGACCCTGAACGTTTTTCACCAGAAAACAGACACAACATCAACACCATGGCTTATATGCCTTTCGGGAATGGCCCTAGAAACTGTATAG GTTCAAGGTTTGCTCTATGCGAAATGAAGGCTCTTCTATATCAGATTCTTCTCCATATACAAGTTTCACCATCAGAGAAAACTTGTGTTCCTGCTAAGCTTTCGTGCGAAACATTCAACCTTGCACTTGAAGGTGGTCATTGGCTAAGATTTAAGTtgcgtaattaa